CCCCGTACCTTTAGCTGCTCCCGTCCCCCCGTTCGCTCCCGCGCCCCCGCGTGTTCTTGCTCCTCCGCGTGCTCAGCATCCGTTTCCGCCAGTGACACCCGGTTCTTGCCCAGGCGCTTGCTGCGATACATGGCCAGGTCCGCCTGCTTCACCACGCTCTTCAGGTCGTCACCATCCCAGGGATAGGAGGCGATACCCGCCGAAAGGGTGCAGTCGATCAGGTCGCCATCGTAACTGAAAGGACAGGAACTCATGGCGCGGACGATGCGCTCAACGGCCGGGAGAATCTGCTCCTTGTCGTGATCGGCAAACAGGATGATGAATTCGTCCCCACCGAAGCGCGCGGCGATGTCACTCTCCCGGATGTTGGAACGGACCACCTGCGCGGTCCACTTGATCAGCTCCGTCCCCGCCAGGTGGCCGTAGCGGTCGTTGATCTGCTTCAGGTTGTCGGCGTCCAGCATACAGATGGCGAAGGGGGTCTGGTAGCGGCGCGCCAGTCGCTCCTGCTGCAGGGCAAGCGCCTCGAAACTGCGCATGTTGTTGAGTTCAGTTAGATCGTCGGTGAGCGACAGGTGCTCCACCTCGGCGCGGGCGGCCTCGGTCTCCCCGGCCAGGATGGCGCCGACATGGGCAATCAGGATGAAGGGGAAGACGCGGATCAGGTACCCTGGGACTTGGCTCCAAAGCGGTGGGGACTCACCAGCTGCCAGCAGCGAATAGGAGGCGACGGCCAGCCCGGCCATGAGGTAGGTGATGCGCCTCCCCAGCGTGAGCGAGGTCGCCATCAGGACCAGGTAGATGGCCGAGATGAAGGGGCTGTCGGTCCTGCCAGTAAACCAGCAGACGGCCAGCAGGTAGACCAGGAGCAGCACCAGCTCCAGCGAGGCCTTGAGCTGGCCATTGGGGAGCAGCCCCCGCGTGATGAGCAGGGAGATCGCCAGGACGAGCGAAGCAACAGCCACCCACACGGCGCCGGGATGCGGCAGGGGAACCAGGTAGATGTCGAGCAGCACCAGCCCGACCAGGAGTGACGCGATCACTCCCAACACCCGGTTATGGCCGGCGAATCTCTCGCCGACCTGCGCAGTTACCCATCCCTTTGCCTCTATCATCCCGCCGCCTCGTCAGGTTATGGCGGAAAATTCCGCCATTGCCCTTATCGGCGGTGCTCCCGGAAAGTTAACCGGGGAGGTAAAAAAACTGGGCAGGCCTCAGTGGTGACGCAGCAGGGTACGGGCGGCGAAGGCGCAGAGAAAGA
This window of the Geomonas agri genome carries:
- a CDS encoding GGDEF domain-containing protein: MIEAKGWVTAQVGERFAGHNRVLGVIASLLVGLVLLDIYLVPLPHPGAVWVAVASLVLAISLLITRGLLPNGQLKASLELVLLLVYLLAVCWFTGRTDSPFISAIYLVLMATSLTLGRRITYLMAGLAVASYSLLAAGESPPLWSQVPGYLIRVFPFILIAHVGAILAGETEAARAEVEHLSLTDDLTELNNMRSFEALALQQERLARRYQTPFAICMLDADNLKQINDRYGHLAGTELIKWTAQVVRSNIRESDIAARFGGDEFIILFADHDKEQILPAVERIVRAMSSCPFSYDGDLIDCTLSAGIASYPWDGDDLKSVVKQADLAMYRSKRLGKNRVSLAETDAEHAEEQEHAGARERTGGREQLKVRGEKLGSGVPQLDGKRSSVHLRKGDLTRER